The Caulobacter vibrioides sequence CGACCCGGCCGATGCCGGTGTTCTGCATGTCCAGCCGATTGGTGACCAGCTTGGTCTGGTCCAGCAGGCCGTTGATCTTGGTCTGGGCGCTGCGCATGGCGGTCAGCACCTCGGCGTTCTTGGCGTAGCCGCGCAGGTCGGTGGCGACCTTCTGGCTGGCCACCTGGGCGCCCACGTCATTCTGGCGGATCTGCGCCTTCATGAGGTTGGACGTCATGATGTTGTAGTTCTGGACGGTTGAGACGCGGGTCATGGCTTACCCCAGGATTCCGGTGAGCACGTCGAACATGTCCTTGCTCGCCTGGATCAAGCGGGCCGAGGCGTTGAAGGCTTGCTGGTAGGTGGTCAGGTTGATCAGTTCTTCGTCCAGGTTCACGCCCTCTTCGGACTGACGCTGGCTGTCGACTTCGCTGGACACCGCGGCGGCGGCGTCCTTGCGGCTTTCGGCGGTGGCGGCCTTGCGGGCGATGGAGCCCCCGAAGTCGGCGGCGTAGCGCGAGACGGTCATGGTCACCGAAGCGGCGCTTCCCGCGACGCCGAAGGTGGCGGTGTTCTCGCCGGCGTTGGCCAGCGCCAGGGCGCCGCGCCCGTCGCCGATCGCCAGGGCCGCGCTGCCGCCCACCGTCTGGGTCAGGTCCAGCTTGGCGAAGGGCAGCAGCTTGGGGTTCTGGTCCATGGCGGTGTTCAGGGAGAACTTCTCGCCGCGGGTGCTGCGTTCGGCCGGACCGATGCCGAACAGCTGGCTGGCCGAAGGGCCGCCGGCGCCGCGCTCGGTGCTGTCGGCGACGATCGACATCGCCACCGGGGTGTTGGTGTTCGACGTGAAGCTGATCTGGCCCTTGCCGTTCATCGAGAACTGACCGTAGAGGCCGACCCCCGACGCGCGGGAGTTCAGCGCGTCGATCATATTCTGCATGGTCCCGCCTGCGGGCGGGGTGAAGGGAATGTCGCGGATCCGTCCGCCCTCGACATCGGTGAGCCGGATCGTCATCTCGCCGGTGGTGAAGCCGTGCGCGTCCGTGGCCGTCAGACCGGTCTCGTAGGGCGAGTAGCCGCTGGTGCGGACAATGTCGTTGAGGCCGAAATAGTGGCTGAAACCCTTGCCGGTCTTGCTCGACGGCGTGGTGGCGTCATCGGCGATGGCCACGCCCAGGCCGCCCGCGCCGTTGATGCTCAGCGCGCCGTTCGAGAAGCCCGCCGCGCCCTGGCCGCCCAAGGCGGTGTTGAGCTGGGCCATGAAGTTGGCCGGGGTGAAGGCCGGGCCGGCCGCGCCGTTCACGGTCATCGATCCGGCGTCGAAATCGATGTCGATCCGCCGCTGGATGACGCCGCTCGCGTCGGTCAGGGCGATGGTGGTCTTGCCGGTGAAGCCGGTCAGCGCCGCCTGGGCGTCGAGCCCGGTGTTGCGGCCCGTCAGGCTGGTGGGCGCCGGCACCGAGGAGGCCGCGTTGGCCGCCCGGTTAATCTCTTCGGTGGCGCGCGAGGTGAACTCGCCCAGCTGGTCGGACAGATTGACCAGTTCGGTGTTGCGCACGTCCATCAAGCCGCGGATCTCGCCGCTCGAGATGTTCAGGGGCGTCGGGTAATCCGAGCCATTGGCCAGCTGGACGGTCAGAAAGCCGGTGGCCGTGGCCGAGGTCTGGTAGGTGACCTTGGCCGCGCCGTCGCCCGCCAGGTTCAGGCCCTCGGTCGATCGCACCACGACCCCGCCCAGGGCGCGCGCCGAGATCTGAACGTTCATCAGCTCGGAGAGCTCATCGACCAACTTGCTCTGGACGTTCTCGGCGCCCGTGGCGTCGGCGCCCGCGACCTTGGCCCGCGTGATGTCGGTGTTCAGCGCGTCGATCTGGCTGAGCAGGTCGTTGACGCGTCCGACATCGGCGGCGATGCGCGTATCGGCGTCCTTGCCCAGCTTCGACAGCGAGGCGGTGATGCGGCTGGACTCACTGAGGAAGTCGTCCAGCCGGGTCAGGGCCTGGGTGCGCAACAGGCTGGAGGAGGGATCGTCCTGCGCCGAGGAGAACGCGGCGTAGACATCGTCCAGAACCGTAAAGAAGCTCGTCGAGCCGCTGGGGTCGCCGAACAGCTGCTGGGCGCTGTTGAGCGTGCTGGCGACGATCGAGGCGCGACCGCTTTCCGAGGCGGCGTTCAGGCTGGCCGACTGCAGGAAGGCGTCGGTCGCGCGCTTGATGGCGTCGATATTGACGCCCACGCCCATGCCGTTGGACAGCATGTTCGACTGGCTGACCGTCTTGCGGACATAGCCGGTGGTGTTGACGTTGGCGATATTGTCCGACGTGACGCGCAGACCCGTCTGCGCGGCCATCATGCCGGACGTCGCCGTGCTCATGATCGCGGTGAGCGACATGGATCAGGCCTCCTGCGGCTCGGCAAACCGCGTAGCGCACAATGCGCCGTTGCCCGGCGAAACTTGCCGGGTCGCGGTGGGGCATGATCCCCGATGATGTGCCAAGCCATTGAAATTCATGGCGATGTGTTCCGGGCGCCGGAAATTCGACGAGGGGTCTTCCGCAAGGACGGCGCCAACCCGGGGCGTGGCGCGGCGACGCGGCAACTCCCGTCCCTCACCCGCGTCGGAACTCGGCAAAAAGCGCCGCACGCGGCCTGATTTTCGTTCGTAAACAAGCCATTAAAGTCAAATAAAACAACGGGATATGCTGCATTTTCCGAGTTGGCCCGACCGTTGCTGAGGGAGGCGGCGAAGGCGCGTCCGTCATGGAGCGCCGCCAACCGAGCAACGACTGCGCATGACCGCGATCGCCGCACCCACCGCCGCTCT is a genomic window containing:
- the flgK gene encoding flagellar hook-associated protein FlgK; amino-acid sequence: MSLTAIMSTATSGMMAAQTGLRVTSDNIANVNTTGYVRKTVSQSNMLSNGMGVGVNIDAIKRATDAFLQSASLNAASESGRASIVASTLNSAQQLFGDPSGSTSFFTVLDDVYAAFSSAQDDPSSSLLRTQALTRLDDFLSESSRITASLSKLGKDADTRIAADVGRVNDLLSQIDALNTDITRAKVAGADATGAENVQSKLVDELSELMNVQISARALGGVVVRSTEGLNLAGDGAAKVTYQTSATATGFLTVQLANGSDYPTPLNISSGEIRGLMDVRNTELVNLSDQLGEFTSRATEEINRAANAASSVPAPTSLTGRNTGLDAQAALTGFTGKTTIALTDASGVIQRRIDIDFDAGSMTVNGAAGPAFTPANFMAQLNTALGGQGAAGFSNGALSINGAGGLGVAIADDATTPSSKTGKGFSHYFGLNDIVRTSGYSPYETGLTATDAHGFTTGEMTIRLTDVEGGRIRDIPFTPPAGGTMQNMIDALNSRASGVGLYGQFSMNGKGQISFTSNTNTPVAMSIVADSTERGAGGPSASQLFGIGPAERSTRGEKFSLNTAMDQNPKLLPFAKLDLTQTVGGSAALAIGDGRGALALANAGENTATFGVAGSAASVTMTVSRYAADFGGSIARKAATAESRKDAAAAVSSEVDSQRQSEEGVNLDEELINLTTYQQAFNASARLIQASKDMFDVLTGILG